A genomic region of Methylobacterium durans contains the following coding sequences:
- a CDS encoding NAD(+)/NADH kinase, translated as MPAVSPRAVFVTRDTDYELLLARHATRGQVRFFLESRGQRIEAIDARHAQFHATLIQARAAVPSDWRQALVRRPDPDRFLFAPDDVIVAVGQDGLVANVAKYLSAQPVIGINPAPDLYDGVLARVAVGRLASLLPASVAGAASVEHRTMVQAVLDGGERLLALNEIFVGHRSHQSARYRIEFGDAVEDHSSSGLIVASGTGVTGWARSISEATGLTLRIGPEERAVGYWVREPFPSVTTSTGLRAGKLAASPLSVTSRMNEGGVVFADGIEQDFIPFDWGRRVELAPASRTLNLVVE; from the coding sequence ATGCCGGCCGTTTCGCCCCGCGCCGTGTTCGTGACCCGCGACACCGACTACGAGCTCCTGCTCGCCCGCCATGCGACCCGCGGCCAAGTCCGCTTCTTCCTGGAGAGCCGCGGGCAACGGATCGAGGCGATCGATGCGCGCCATGCGCAGTTCCATGCGACGCTGATTCAGGCGCGCGCCGCGGTGCCGTCGGATTGGCGGCAGGCGCTAGTGCGACGGCCCGACCCCGACCGGTTTCTGTTCGCCCCCGACGATGTCATCGTCGCCGTGGGACAGGACGGGCTCGTCGCCAACGTCGCGAAATATCTGAGCGCGCAGCCCGTGATCGGGATCAATCCGGCCCCCGATCTCTACGACGGGGTGCTGGCGCGGGTCGCGGTGGGACGCTTGGCCTCGCTTCTGCCTGCCAGTGTCGCGGGTGCAGCCTCTGTCGAGCATCGCACCATGGTGCAGGCGGTGCTCGACGGCGGCGAGCGTCTGCTGGCGCTCAACGAGATCTTCGTGGGCCATCGCAGTCATCAATCCGCGCGCTACCGTATCGAGTTCGGGGACGCGGTCGAAGATCATTCGTCGAGCGGGCTCATCGTGGCGTCGGGCACCGGCGTGACCGGCTGGGCGCGCTCGATCAGCGAGGCGACGGGGCTCACACTTCGGATCGGTCCGGAGGAGCGGGCCGTAGGCTACTGGGTACGAGAACCCTTTCCCAGCGTGACGACTTCCACGGGGCTCCGTGCGGGCAAGCTTGCCGCATCGCCGCTCTCTGTGACGTCACGCATGAACGAGGGCGGAGTGGTGTTCGCGGACGGGATCGAGCAGGACTTCATCCCCTTCGACTGGGGCCGGCGTGTGGAGCTCGCGCCAGCCTCACGCACCCTCAACCTCGTGGTCGAGTAG
- a CDS encoding SPFH domain-containing protein produces the protein MATIRNLGLIAQLRSETSRHVIRYRNGRIRQSGRGLVFWFRPETASISEVPVDDREMTLFVRGRSRDFQTLAVQGTIGWHVIAPELLASRVDFAIDLVTGKLRSEPVEWIEARISGIAGQAILQYLGERRIDTLLDGGPEPVRGTLETVLTTSAALAEIGIAAVSVRLTNLAPSSELERALQTPTFEALQQKADEATFARRALAVEKERAIAENELATRTELARREKLLIAEEAENARDRAAGLAEAHGLEAAAEAERIRLVEGARAEAEQRRVTVYRDLPPAVLLGLAARELAGKLETIEHVNVTPDLLAAALGEFRRGASAPVAVR, from the coding sequence ATGGCCACGATCCGCAACCTCGGCCTGATCGCACAATTGCGGAGCGAGACGAGCCGCCACGTCATCCGCTACCGCAACGGCCGCATCCGGCAGAGCGGGCGGGGCCTCGTCTTCTGGTTCCGTCCCGAGACCGCGAGCATCAGCGAGGTGCCGGTGGACGACCGCGAAATGACGCTGTTCGTGCGCGGCCGCAGCCGGGATTTCCAGACGCTCGCGGTCCAGGGGACGATCGGCTGGCACGTCATCGCCCCTGAATTGTTGGCGAGCCGCGTCGATTTCGCGATCGATCTCGTCACCGGCAAGCTGCGGAGCGAGCCGGTTGAGTGGATCGAGGCGCGCATCAGCGGCATCGCGGGTCAGGCCATCCTGCAATATCTCGGCGAAAGGCGGATCGACACCCTCCTCGACGGGGGTCCCGAGCCGGTGCGCGGCACGCTGGAGACGGTGTTGACGACATCCGCGGCACTCGCCGAGATCGGCATCGCCGCGGTCTCAGTCCGGCTGACGAACCTCGCACCGTCGAGCGAGCTGGAACGCGCGCTCCAGACTCCGACCTTCGAGGCGCTGCAGCAGAAGGCCGACGAGGCGACCTTCGCCCGCCGCGCCCTCGCCGTGGAGAAGGAGCGTGCCATCGCGGAGAACGAGCTCGCCACACGAACGGAACTGGCCCGGCGCGAGAAGCTCCTGATCGCAGAGGAGGCAGAGAACGCCCGCGATCGTGCGGCTGGCCTCGCCGAAGCTCACGGGCTGGAGGCGGCGGCGGAGGCCGAGCGCATCCGCCTCGTCGAGGGCGCGCGGGCGGAGGCCGAGCAGCGGCGCGTCACCGTCTACCGCGATCTGCCACCGGCGGTCCTGCTCGGGCTGGCGGCCAGGGAACTCGCGGGCAAGCTGGAGACGATCGAGCACGTCAACGTGACGCCGGACCTTCTGGCCGCGGCGCTCGGCGAGTTCCGCCGGGGTGCTTCCGCTCCGGTCGCCGTGCGCTGA
- a CDS encoding NUDIX hydrolase translates to MSKTDFLADYDPAAYPRPALAVDLVLLGLRDGRPAALLLKRTRHPHAGRWALPGGFVGLDETLDAAAERVLREKAGIAQTYLEQLYTFGALDRDPRMRIVSVAHLALLPEQTFADALEGQPDLMVATLDVPWTGETGGPISALSRRGETLPLAFDHADMLALAVLRLRGKLDYSDVGFALLPEQFTLRQLQDVHEAILATPLNKPAFRRRMLDRGWLAPTGTREAGTSFRPAELYRFTRPR, encoded by the coding sequence ATGAGCAAAACCGACTTCCTGGCCGACTATGATCCAGCTGCCTACCCACGTCCGGCGCTGGCCGTGGACCTCGTTCTTCTCGGATTGCGCGACGGCCGTCCCGCTGCCCTGCTGCTGAAGCGCACCCGGCACCCGCATGCCGGCCGATGGGCGCTGCCCGGCGGCTTCGTCGGCCTCGACGAAACCCTCGACGCGGCAGCCGAGCGCGTGCTGCGCGAGAAGGCCGGCATCGCCCAGACCTATCTGGAGCAGCTCTACACATTTGGAGCGCTCGACCGCGACCCGCGCATGCGCATCGTCTCCGTCGCCCATCTTGCGCTCCTGCCGGAGCAGACCTTCGCCGATGCGCTGGAGGGCCAGCCGGACCTCATGGTGGCCACTCTCGACGTGCCCTGGACCGGTGAGACCGGAGGGCCGATCTCGGCCCTCTCGCGCAGGGGGGAGACCCTTCCCCTCGCCTTCGACCACGCCGACATGCTCGCGCTCGCGGTGCTGCGTCTGCGGGGCAAGCTCGACTACTCGGATGTCGGCTTCGCGCTGCTGCCCGAGCAGTTCACCCTGCGCCAGCTCCAGGACGTGCACGAGGCCATCCTCGCCACGCCGCTCAACAAGCCGGCCTTCCGCCGCCGGATGCTCGACCGCGGCTGGCTTGCCCCCACGGGCACCCGCGAGGCCGGGACATCCTTCCGCCCCGCCGAACTCTACCGCTTCACGCGGCCGCGCTGA
- a CDS encoding TonB-dependent receptor, whose product MVSTSGPVASAGYVGGVTGIGGPLPRVDSASAGVITGAQVNNRPVTRPGEVLEAVPGLIVTQHSGEGKANQFFLRGFNLDHGSDIAITVDGMPVNMRTNAHAQGYADINFLIPELVGAVEFHKGPYFVRDGDFASAGSVRIDYLDSVEKNLALTSIGSFGYKRALTIGSAPLGAGHLLVAGEAQVYDGPWAEPDRLRKLNGVLRYSQGTATDGFALTGMAYWARWNATNQIPERAVSGGLIGRFDTLNPTDGGDTGRFSLSGRWSGTDETGITRANTYVIRYGMNLWNDFTYFLNDPVNGDQFRQHDNRVLGGGEVSHTFQGALFGLPMENEIGVQTRTDSIRVGLFNTTNRLYRSTVLDDRVLEASAAFYYENRVRWTDWLRTSVGFRADGYYADVVSDTPANSGRARDGIVNPKLGLVLGPWFDTELYVNYGGGFHSNDVRGVVATVDPASPLFNIARSPFLVPSTGSEIGIRNRSLPGLETSLALFQLDFASENLFQGDTGTTEPSRPTRRFGIEWTNRYALAPWLTLEGDLTVTNARFSDRNPAGNRVPDAPTTIASAGITFGEGTGWFGSLRFRYFGPRPLIEDNSARSKPTALLNGRVGYTFEAGVSLSLDVLNLTNAKADQITYFYTSRLPGEPTEGVADRHFHPVEPTAVRLTLAGRF is encoded by the coding sequence ATGGTGAGCACGTCCGGTCCGGTTGCCAGTGCCGGCTACGTCGGTGGTGTGACGGGGATCGGGGGCCCTCTCCCGCGCGTCGACTCCGCCAGCGCCGGCGTGATCACGGGGGCGCAGGTCAACAACCGTCCCGTGACCCGCCCCGGCGAGGTGCTGGAGGCGGTGCCCGGCCTCATCGTCACGCAGCACTCGGGCGAGGGCAAGGCCAACCAGTTTTTCCTGCGCGGCTTCAACCTCGATCACGGCAGCGACATCGCCATCACGGTCGATGGCATGCCGGTCAATATGCGCACGAACGCCCACGCCCAGGGCTACGCCGACATCAACTTCCTGATCCCCGAACTCGTCGGCGCGGTCGAGTTCCACAAGGGGCCCTACTTCGTCCGCGACGGCGACTTCGCTTCGGCCGGCTCGGTGCGCATCGACTACCTCGACAGCGTCGAGAAGAACCTCGCGCTCACCTCGATCGGGTCGTTCGGCTACAAGCGCGCGCTCACGATCGGCTCCGCGCCGCTCGGCGCAGGCCACCTCCTCGTGGCCGGCGAGGCGCAGGTCTACGATGGTCCCTGGGCCGAGCCGGACCGGTTGCGCAAGCTCAACGGCGTCCTCCGCTACAGCCAGGGCACCGCCACCGACGGCTTCGCGCTCACCGGGATGGCCTACTGGGCAAGATGGAACGCCACCAACCAGATCCCGGAGCGGGCCGTCAGCGGAGGCCTGATCGGACGCTTCGACACGCTGAACCCGACCGACGGCGGCGACACGGGCCGATTCTCGCTGTCCGGGCGCTGGAGCGGCACGGACGAGACCGGCATCACCCGCGCGAACACCTACGTGATCCGCTACGGGATGAACCTCTGGAACGACTTCACCTACTTCCTCAACGATCCAGTGAACGGCGACCAGTTCCGCCAGCACGACAATCGGGTTCTCGGCGGCGGCGAGGTCTCCCACACATTCCAGGGCGCCCTGTTCGGCCTGCCCATGGAGAACGAGATCGGGGTCCAGACCCGGACGGACTCGATCCGCGTCGGCCTCTTCAACACCACGAACCGACTGTACCGCTCGACCGTGCTTGACGACCGGGTGCTGGAGGCGAGTGCCGCCTTCTACTACGAGAACCGGGTGCGCTGGACCGACTGGCTACGCACCAGCGTCGGCTTCCGCGCGGACGGCTACTACGCCGACGTTGTCTCCGACACACCGGCCAACTCGGGCCGGGCGCGGGACGGCATCGTCAATCCGAAGCTCGGCCTCGTGCTGGGTCCCTGGTTCGACACCGAGCTCTACGTGAATTACGGCGGCGGCTTCCACTCGAACGACGTGCGCGGCGTCGTCGCGACGGTCGATCCGGCGAGCCCCCTCTTCAACATCGCCCGCTCGCCCTTCCTGGTGCCCTCGACGGGATCCGAGATCGGCATCCGCAATCGCTCGCTCCCTGGGCTCGAGACGTCGCTCGCGCTCTTCCAGCTCGACTTCGCCTCCGAGAACCTGTTCCAGGGCGATACCGGCACCACCGAGCCGAGCCGTCCGACGCGCCGCTTCGGCATCGAGTGGACGAACCGCTACGCCCTCGCACCCTGGCTCACGCTGGAGGGCGACCTGACGGTCACGAACGCCCGCTTCTCGGACCGCAATCCGGCCGGCAATCGCGTGCCCGACGCGCCGACCACGATCGCCTCGGCCGGGATCACGTTCGGAGAGGGCACGGGCTGGTTCGGATCCCTGCGGTTCCGCTATTTCGGACCGCGCCCGCTGATCGAGGACAACTCGGCGCGCTCCAAGCCCACCGCCCTCCTCAACGGCCGGGTCGGCTACACGTTCGAGGCCGGGGTGAGCCTGTCGCTCGACGTCCTGAACCTGACGAACGCCAAGGCCGACCAGATCACCTACTTCTACACATCGCGCCTACCCGGCGAGCCGACCGAGGGCGTCGCCGATCGACACTTCCACCCCGTCGAGCCGACGGCCGTCCGCCTGACGCTTGCGGGCCGTTTCTAG
- a CDS encoding peroxidase family protein, whose translation MESHSDGRPTHHPLAAGSRHIELRPQDLDLLLTQASDPTLHRNVNGFENNLTPGREFWGAAGQLFLRLTPAQFEQMDTQASPNAVRVTSIDGTSLLPNPRLVSDLIGQQTLDANGNTISLPNSFGGNLLLMSFGQFFDHGLDFYARGGGPDLVPIGDANDQLSAAQVRLDALREAEGLPPARIDATDALLAQLGDSPPPEFEFLTGSRAGRFEPENGTVERDADGTPVMNNSTGTAHLNKTAPFVDQSQTYGSEPKMADLLRESARTAAGDLIPDGHGGWVKTHRLLDGAEELGPDGVTRGSLPSYADVLVNNGLARDAIDQLLTDVAAKKITNIDAWSRLTTLPGFVDFRNIGDAEQTIMLGDKNDALASPFGPDGRTPNPTFDLKNLLSYHIAGDHRADENVAITAVHTVWHREHNFEAEQIWALHPDWTAEQIFQAAKIVTTAEYQRTVFTEFADGMSGGIPGPSHGFGGYNPNVNPGISEEFAGAMYRVGHSMINETIPFTDVDGQTQDVPLFSAFLNPAMFDGRDPLTGGVGGAAAIIAGEVQAAHQRIDEQIVEVIRSKLLGLPLDLYAANIERGRDVGVPTLDAFRRYVSENGSLIDQAHQASNYAATQPETVPSLKPYDTWAAFGANLRGTPEEQAELLTLFKAAYGEEDIHVQDVDLFVGGLAEKPVGASQMGSTFTWIFQEQLDRLQEGDRFYYFNQLKDAPLLLADIGSQHFSDIIMRNTGLDHLHFAAFKVAETIELGPEDRTYEQDGPPTTAGAALVLVGNAHDNTIVVTAGDHTLYGEDGDDTLEGGVGLDALHGGNGNDVLRAGAGPLGVFAYGEDGDDALRGNGGDDNLIGGAGDDVIEGRAGKDFLSGGPGDDRLVPGADPSMIDGGDGDDTIVFSDASEGVTIDLGIVLQPIAGLGGYAQGDLISGVENIIGSDSADNLTGDRADNRLYGGDGDDRLDGGAGNDVVTGGDGVDILRGGSGNDKLSGGSDADTFVFDPADEGRDTIIDFNPGADRLDVRGLGLFDAADVLAITSDDGCGDAVISLKGLSITLEGVSEAQLQAACSTFVV comes from the coding sequence ATGGAATCGCATTCAGACGGTCGTCCGACGCATCATCCGCTCGCGGCAGGTTCGAGGCATATCGAACTCCGACCGCAAGACCTGGACTTGCTGCTGACGCAAGCGAGTGATCCGACCCTGCACCGCAACGTCAACGGGTTTGAGAACAACCTCACGCCCGGTCGAGAGTTCTGGGGCGCAGCCGGTCAGCTATTCCTGCGGCTGACCCCTGCTCAGTTCGAGCAAATGGATACCCAGGCAAGCCCCAATGCGGTGCGCGTCACCTCCATCGACGGGACGTCCCTCCTCCCGAACCCACGGCTGGTCAGCGACTTGATCGGCCAGCAAACCCTCGATGCCAACGGCAACACGATCAGCCTGCCCAACAGCTTCGGCGGCAACCTTCTCCTGATGTCCTTCGGCCAGTTCTTCGATCATGGATTGGATTTCTACGCCCGTGGTGGCGGCCCTGATCTGGTTCCCATCGGCGACGCGAATGATCAGCTGTCGGCTGCCCAGGTCCGCCTCGATGCGCTTCGCGAAGCCGAGGGGCTCCCCCCGGCTCGGATCGATGCGACCGACGCCCTCCTCGCGCAGTTGGGGGATTCCCCTCCGCCGGAATTCGAGTTCCTGACCGGCAGCCGAGCAGGGCGCTTCGAGCCAGAAAACGGGACTGTCGAACGGGATGCCGACGGCACGCCTGTGATGAACAACAGCACCGGGACCGCGCATCTCAACAAGACAGCGCCGTTCGTCGACCAGAGCCAGACCTACGGATCCGAGCCGAAGATGGCGGACCTGTTGCGCGAGAGTGCGCGCACCGCGGCCGGAGATCTCATTCCGGATGGCCACGGCGGCTGGGTGAAAACTCACCGCCTGCTCGATGGAGCCGAAGAGTTGGGGCCGGACGGGGTCACCCGAGGCAGCCTCCCCAGCTATGCGGATGTTCTGGTCAACAATGGCCTCGCGAGGGACGCCATCGATCAGCTGTTGACCGACGTAGCTGCAAAGAAGATTACGAACATCGACGCTTGGAGCCGACTCACCACATTGCCGGGCTTCGTCGATTTCCGGAATATCGGCGACGCTGAGCAGACGATCATGCTGGGCGACAAGAATGACGCGCTCGCCTCCCCGTTCGGTCCGGACGGCCGCACCCCGAACCCGACATTCGATCTGAAGAACCTGCTTTCCTACCACATTGCCGGAGATCACCGCGCCGACGAGAACGTGGCGATCACGGCGGTCCATACGGTCTGGCACCGCGAGCACAATTTCGAAGCCGAGCAGATCTGGGCGCTGCATCCGGATTGGACCGCGGAGCAGATCTTCCAGGCCGCCAAGATCGTCACGACGGCCGAGTATCAGCGCACCGTGTTCACCGAATTCGCGGACGGGATGTCTGGCGGCATCCCTGGCCCGTCGCACGGTTTCGGCGGGTACAACCCGAACGTGAATCCCGGCATCTCGGAGGAATTCGCGGGCGCGATGTATCGCGTCGGCCATTCCATGATCAACGAGACCATCCCGTTCACGGATGTCGACGGCCAGACACAGGACGTGCCCCTGTTCTCGGCCTTCCTGAACCCGGCCATGTTCGATGGCCGGGATCCGCTCACCGGCGGGGTTGGCGGTGCGGCCGCGATCATCGCAGGCGAGGTCCAGGCCGCGCATCAGCGGATCGACGAGCAGATCGTCGAGGTGATCCGCAGCAAGCTACTGGGGCTGCCGCTCGATCTCTACGCAGCCAACATCGAGCGTGGCCGTGACGTCGGGGTGCCGACCCTCGATGCCTTCCGGCGCTACGTGAGCGAGAACGGCAGCCTGATCGACCAGGCTCATCAAGCGTCGAACTACGCAGCAACTCAGCCCGAGACGGTGCCCAGCCTCAAACCCTACGACACCTGGGCCGCGTTCGGGGCCAATTTGCGCGGCACACCGGAGGAGCAGGCCGAACTGCTGACGCTCTTCAAGGCTGCCTATGGCGAGGAGGACATCCACGTCCAGGATGTCGACCTATTCGTCGGCGGCCTCGCGGAGAAGCCGGTCGGTGCGAGCCAGATGGGCTCGACCTTCACGTGGATCTTCCAGGAGCAGCTCGACCGGCTGCAGGAAGGTGACCGCTTCTACTACTTCAACCAGCTCAAGGATGCGCCGCTGCTCCTCGCCGACATCGGCTCTCAGCATTTCTCCGACATCATCATGCGGAACACCGGGCTCGATCATCTGCACTTCGCCGCCTTCAAAGTTGCGGAGACGATCGAACTTGGCCCGGAGGATCGAACCTACGAACAAGATGGCCCTCCGACCACGGCTGGGGCGGCCCTGGTTCTCGTCGGCAACGCGCATGACAACACGATCGTGGTCACGGCCGGTGACCACACGCTCTACGGCGAGGATGGGGACGATACCCTGGAGGGTGGCGTGGGGCTCGATGCCCTGCACGGCGGCAACGGCAACGACGTCCTCAGGGCCGGAGCGGGCCCGCTCGGAGTCTTTGCCTACGGCGAGGATGGTGATGACGCGCTCCGTGGCAACGGCGGCGACGACAATCTGATCGGCGGCGCAGGCGACGACGTCATCGAGGGGCGCGCCGGCAAGGACTTCCTGTCCGGTGGCCCCGGCGACGACCGACTCGTGCCCGGCGCCGATCCCAGCATGATCGATGGCGGAGACGGAGACGACACCATCGTGTTCAGCGACGCCTCAGAGGGCGTGACCATCGATCTCGGCATCGTGCTGCAGCCCATCGCGGGCCTCGGCGGCTATGCGCAGGGTGACCTGATCAGCGGCGTCGAAAACATCATCGGCTCGGACTCGGCCGACAATCTGACCGGGGACCGCGCAGACAATCGTCTCTACGGTGGAGACGGAGACGATCGCCTCGACGGCGGCGCTGGCAACGACGTGGTGACAGGCGGCGATGGGGTAGACATCCTGCGCGGTGGTTCGGGCAACGACAAGCTTAGTGGCGGCTCGGATGCGGACACGTTCGTATTCGATCCGGCGGATGAGGGCCGGGATACCATCATCGATTTCAATCCTGGCGCGGATCGGCTCGACGTGCGGGGGCTGGGGCTGTTCGACGCTGCGGATGTCCTGGCAATCACGAGCGACGATGGGTGCGGGGACGCCGTGATCAGCCTCAAGGGACTCTCGATCACGCTCGAAGGTGTCAGCGAAGCGCAGCTCCAAGCGGCATGTAGCACGTTTGTTGTCTAG
- a CDS encoding tartrate dehydrogenase: MKTYNIAAIPADGIGVEVIAAGIEALNALAEKAGTFSFKFDHFDWGSDYYKKHGVMMPADGREKIKDHDAIFFGAVGAPDVPDHITLWGLRLAICQPFDQYANVRPTRILPGITSPLRHVSGPELDWVIVRENSEGEYAGVGGRVHQGHPEEVATDVAMFTRAGVDRIIRFAFKLARSRPRKLLTVVTKSNAQRHAMVMWDEIAAEVAKDFPDVTWDKMLVDAMTMRMTMKPETLDTIVATNLHADILSDLAAALAGSLGIAPTANINPERKYPSMFEPIHGSAFDITGKGIANPIATFWTACQMLEHLGEKPAADRLMRAVERVTADPSLHTPDLGGTATTRQVTDAVIAAVQGDNE, translated from the coding sequence ATGAAGACCTACAACATCGCCGCGATCCCCGCCGACGGCATCGGCGTCGAGGTCATCGCAGCCGGCATCGAAGCACTGAACGCGCTGGCGGAGAAGGCCGGAACCTTCAGCTTCAAGTTCGACCACTTCGACTGGGGCTCGGACTACTACAAGAAGCACGGTGTGATGATGCCCGCGGACGGGCGCGAGAAGATCAAGGACCACGACGCGATCTTCTTCGGTGCGGTCGGCGCGCCGGATGTGCCGGACCACATCACCCTCTGGGGCCTGCGCCTCGCGATCTGCCAGCCCTTCGACCAGTACGCCAACGTGCGCCCGACGCGGATCCTGCCGGGCATCACCAGCCCGCTGCGCCACGTGTCCGGACCGGAGCTCGACTGGGTGATCGTGCGCGAGAACTCGGAGGGCGAGTATGCCGGCGTCGGCGGGCGTGTGCACCAGGGTCATCCCGAGGAGGTCGCCACGGACGTCGCGATGTTCACCCGAGCCGGCGTCGACCGGATCATCCGCTTCGCGTTCAAGCTCGCCCGGTCGCGTCCCCGCAAGCTGCTGACCGTGGTGACGAAGTCGAACGCCCAGCGCCACGCCATGGTGATGTGGGACGAGATCGCGGCCGAGGTCGCGAAGGACTTTCCCGACGTGACCTGGGACAAGATGCTGGTCGATGCCATGACCATGCGCATGACGATGAAGCCGGAGACCCTCGACACGATCGTCGCCACGAACCTGCACGCGGACATCCTGTCGGACCTCGCGGCGGCGCTCGCCGGCTCGCTCGGCATCGCGCCGACGGCCAACATCAATCCGGAGCGCAAGTATCCGTCGATGTTCGAGCCGATCCACGGCTCGGCCTTCGACATCACCGGCAAGGGCATCGCCAACCCGATCGCCACGTTCTGGACCGCCTGCCAGATGCTCGAGCACCTCGGCGAGAAGCCGGCGGCCGACCGGCTGATGCGGGCGGTCGAGCGCGTCACTGCGGATCCGAGCCTGCACACGCCCGATCTCGGTGGCACGGCGACCACCCGCCAGGTCACGGACGCGGTGATCGCTGCCGTCCAGGGCGACAACGAGTGA
- a CDS encoding MFS transporter yields MDGSLERATMRRVAWRLIPFICLLYFIAFIDRVNIGFAALTMNKDLGFSSAVFGFGAGVFFFGYFLFEVPSNIILDKVGARLWIARVMITWGMLSGAFAFIKGEWSFYILRFLLGAAEAGFFPGIILYLSYWFPARYRAGVVSLFMAAAPISVLLGSPLSSALLEMEGILGLHGWQWMFIIEAIPAVLLGVMVLFYLTDRPEKAKWLADDQRAWLVAEMNKERTRKRTIAKHTLLGGMTDARVLALALIYFGTSAGLYTLGIWAPQIIKSFGLSTFAVGFLNAVPPTIAVIGMILWARHSDRTGERTWHVVIACLVAAAGLLLAGGASSTVAVIAALSLVNAGISAAKPPLWAMPTMFLSGSAAAVGIATINSIGNLGGFVGPWAIGWIKDQTGSFTGGLIFVAALLVLSAIVTLVVARSGRRPEPAGATAR; encoded by the coding sequence ATGGACGGTTCGCTCGAGCGGGCGACCATGCGCAGGGTCGCGTGGCGCCTGATCCCCTTTATCTGCCTTCTCTACTTCATCGCCTTCATCGACCGTGTGAACATCGGCTTCGCCGCGCTGACCATGAACAAGGATCTCGGCTTCTCCTCGGCCGTATTCGGCTTCGGAGCGGGTGTGTTCTTCTTCGGCTACTTCCTGTTCGAGGTGCCCTCGAACATCATCCTCGACAAGGTGGGCGCCCGTCTCTGGATCGCTCGGGTGATGATCACCTGGGGGATGCTCTCGGGCGCCTTCGCCTTCATCAAGGGCGAGTGGTCGTTCTACATCCTGCGCTTCCTGCTCGGCGCGGCCGAAGCCGGCTTCTTTCCCGGCATCATCCTCTACCTGAGCTACTGGTTCCCGGCCCGGTATCGCGCCGGCGTCGTGTCGCTGTTCATGGCGGCCGCGCCGATCTCCGTGCTGCTGGGCTCGCCCCTGTCGAGCGCGCTGCTCGAGATGGAGGGGATCCTCGGCCTCCACGGCTGGCAGTGGATGTTCATCATCGAGGCGATCCCCGCCGTGCTGCTCGGTGTCATGGTGCTGTTCTACCTGACCGACCGGCCCGAGAAGGCGAAGTGGCTCGCCGACGACCAGCGCGCCTGGCTCGTCGCGGAGATGAACAAGGAGCGCACCCGCAAGCGGACGATCGCCAAGCACACCCTGCTGGGCGGGATGACCGATGCGCGCGTGCTGGCACTGGCGCTCATCTACTTCGGCACCTCGGCCGGCCTCTACACGCTCGGGATCTGGGCTCCGCAGATCATCAAGAGCTTCGGTCTGTCCACGTTTGCCGTCGGCTTCCTGAACGCCGTGCCGCCGACCATCGCGGTGATCGGCATGATCCTGTGGGCGCGCCATTCCGACCGGACGGGCGAGCGCACCTGGCACGTGGTCATCGCCTGCCTCGTCGCTGCCGCGGGCCTGCTGCTGGCCGGAGGCGCCTCCTCGACCGTGGCGGTCATCGCAGCGCTCAGCCTCGTCAATGCCGGGATCAGCGCGGCCAAGCCGCCGCTCTGGGCCATGCCCACCATGTTCCTGTCGGGCTCTGCCGCGGCGGTGGGCATCGCCACGATCAACTCGATCGGCAATCTAGGCGGCTTCGTCGGCCCCTGGGCGATCGGCTGGATCAAGGACCAGACGGGCAGCTTCACGGGCGGCCTGATCTTCGTGGCCGCGCTGCTCGTCCTCTCCGCAATCGTCACGCTCGTCGTCGCCCGCTCCGGGCGGCGCCCCGAGCCCGCTGGCGCCACCGCGCGCTGA
- a CDS encoding GntR family transcriptional regulator, with the protein MARPRSAAEKNDPEADRRPSLVDDAYAAMKQAIQDSTFAPGYQASEQEIALRLGMSRTPVHEAIIRLQEDGLVRVLSRRGILILALAPEDMREIYDVIIALEGRAAEMLAGLPDAEREAVAAELAGHTQDMAEAWDAGDLPAWGQADARFHRTLVERAGNGRMNRIIQTINDQSHRARMLTLKLRRELGASVAEHRDIIEAIRLGDPDQAQACAYHHRLRARNELLPLLESFGLKHL; encoded by the coding sequence ATGGCGCGCCCGCGTTCGGCAGCAGAGAAGAACGACCCGGAAGCGGACCGGCGCCCCTCGCTCGTGGACGACGCCTACGCGGCGATGAAGCAGGCCATCCAGGACTCGACCTTCGCCCCCGGCTATCAAGCTTCCGAACAGGAGATCGCGCTGCGCCTCGGAATGAGCCGCACACCGGTCCACGAGGCCATCATTCGCCTGCAGGAAGATGGCTTGGTCCGCGTGCTGTCCCGGCGCGGCATCCTGATCCTCGCCCTCGCGCCGGAGGACATGCGCGAGATCTACGACGTCATCATCGCCCTCGAGGGACGGGCGGCCGAGATGCTCGCCGGTCTACCCGATGCCGAACGCGAGGCCGTGGCGGCCGAACTTGCCGGGCACACGCAGGACATGGCCGAGGCGTGGGATGCCGGCGACCTCCCGGCCTGGGGGCAGGCGGATGCGCGCTTTCACCGGACCCTCGTCGAGCGCGCCGGCAACGGGCGGATGAACCGGATCATCCAGACCATCAACGACCAGTCGCACCGCGCTCGGATGCTGACGCTGAAGCTTCGGCGCGAACTCGGAGCCTCGGTTGCCGAACACCGCGACATCATCGAGGCGATCCGGCTTGGCGATCCGGATCAGGCGCAGGCCTGCGCCTACCACCATCGTCTGCGCGCCCGGAACGAACTCCTGCCCCTGCTGGAGAGCTTCGGGCTCAAGCACCTGTGA